The region TGGAGATTGCCGCCATCGCCGTGGTCAACCGCGACGGCGTTCCCTGTGCTCCCTGCGGAGCCTGCCGCCAGGTGATCTTCGAGTTCGGCCCGAATGCAGTCGTGATCTACAAGAGCAGTAAAGGGGAGATCACGCAGACTCCGATTACGGATTTTCTGCCCGAAGGCTTCCGCCTCGCAGAGTAAGGCAGCAGCAAATGGTAGATGCAATAATCTGGGCCGCTCACAAAAGGGCGGCCCAGACTGCGTGCGGCAAAAGAGCCGAACTGTTGTTTTGCTGAGCCGCCGAGTTTGATTGTCTTCCTAGCGGAGCGACGAAGTCGCGCAGTCGAAGGACTCCTTTTGATCAGCACCGCGCCGGCAACAGGGATCCTTCGGCTCGGGCTTACGCCCTCGCTCAGGAAGACAAAGTTTTGAGTAGCGCACCCTTGGCAGCTTAGTAGCTCAGTGGCTCAGCAGCTACCGCGCCTGTGTTTCAAACTCTGCGTACGACGCTTCCAACCGCCACTGTTGGCGTGCCTTCTCGCTCGCAGCAAGAAACTTTTGGCATCCGGCGCTGATGTTCCTGCTCATTGGACGGTCTACGGCGCAGTCTTTCACGACCGTGAATTTCCTCGCATCCTGCCACAAGCTGGTTCCCGGCAGGAAAGCGTATTGCAGGCTGGTGCGCGCCATCTTCTTCAGCGTCAGGTAATCCAATCCCTGTTCTTCCACGGCCTTGATGTACTCGCGTGTCATCTCCGAACGCGCAACGCCCTCGTCGTCCGTTGCCAGTGCCACGGGCACTCCGTATTTCAGATACATCGCCAGCGGATGCTGCTTGCCCTTCACGCCCAGAATCGCGTCGTTCGAGGTCAGGCAGATCTCCGTCATGATGTTCTTCTTGGCCATGTCGGCTAGCAGTCCGTGGGGATCGTCTTCCCACATGATGTCCACACCATGGCCGATCCGTTCTGCATGTCCCATCTCGATCGACTCGCGGATGTGGAAGCGAAGTCCATCCGGGGGCACGAGTCCCGGCGTGAGTTCGCCCGCGTGCAAGGTGATGTGCACGCTGGGATACATTTCGTGCAGAAAGCTCAGCATCTTCATATGCAGGCGAAAATCGCGCATTGGAATCAGCGCATCTTCGGGCATCACCAGGTTCAGCGATACTACGCGCGGGTCCGCCTGCGCCAGTTCAAAGGCTGTGAGAATCTGTGAGAAGACGCTTTCGCGCGGGAATCCGCGCAGCACCTGGAAGATGTAGCGCGTCTCCACCGCGCATCCCGCTTCGGCGCGCGATTTGTTCGATTCCTTGCAGCGCAACAACTGGTCGCGACGTGCCTCCCACGTATCCAGGCTCTTGCGCGACTGCGTCACCAGTGCGCGGACGCCGTCGGCCAGCATTTTGTCCCTCATGCGGCTGAAGTTGTCGTCCCAGCCGACCTGTGCGCCTACGCCGATTGAGCGAAACTCGTCCGGCGACAGCATCAGCTCCAGGTATTGCACGTTGCCATCGGCCGCACGGGACGCCAGCTCCGCCAGCATGTCGCCATAGCGGCCTACGCCCGCGGGGTCGAACTTTTGGAACGTATCGAAGAAGTGGTCATGCCCAGACTTACTCGACCACGGATATCCGCGCATTGACCAGTTGTCGATCATCTCGCGGTAGAGCACCGGGTCCGTCTGCGCCTGCTTTGCTTCTACCTGCCCGCCTTTGCACGGCGGGGCCGAGAGCGCCAGCGTACTGCGGTCGGCACAAAGGTTCGCCTCCGCCGCCCACTGTATGTAGCTCTCAGCGTATACGGCACCCGTCATATGGTTGTGCAGGTCACCGCCCTTCGGCATTTGGCGCAGGAAGGTCATCAGCAATGATGGCTGTCCCTTGATGCTATCGAAGTGCTTCGCCGTGTGCTGTTCCGGCGTCTCGACCGGAGCCGCAGCCGGAGCCTGAGCCGCCGCCAGGCTGCATGTCAGGAGAGATAAACAAATAACGATGACTGCAAAACGTGCACGCGCGCGCATAAATGATTCCTCCCGGCCAGCACTTCGCCGCTTGCTTCATTAAGGATCAGAGAAGCGCAATCATACGTCAGCAGCAGGCAATCGAGTATGTCAGACTTCAGACTTCAGACGGCAGTCGGCAGATGGCGGAGGCAGACGGAAGTAAGTTGAACGTTCTCTGGGAGGAAAACGCAAGGTGGTTCGACTACGCGCTGCCGCTAGAGGGGCGCTGCGCTCACGATGACGTCGAGTTCGAACTTGCCTTGCACTTCTAATCCCTGGTTACATCCCTTCCAAAGTCTCACGTTTGAAGTCTGAAGTCCGACGTCTGCCGTCTGCCGTCTGCTTTTCGAGCCAACAGCCGACCCTTGGTACCCATCTAATCACTATCTTTAGGTCCAAATGAAGCAGCTTAAATTCTGTACGGCCACACGGCCGCCAAGGGGAAGGAAGGCTACGATGAAGGGAACTAGAAGAATTCCGGGGCTGATTCTTGCGGGACTCGTCATGATTGCGGCGCTTGGCATCGGTCTGCACGCGCAGGATCAGACATATCCGCAGACTCCCGTTCAGAACCCGCCGAACAGCACGGAGCAGAAGACGCCTGTTCAGAATGCACCCAACACCACCAACACACCGGTGTACAACTACCCAAATCAGAGCAGTGCCTCCGGGCAATACGGTGTGATTCCCGCAGGTACCACGATCTCGATCCGTACGGACAATGAGATTAAGGCCGAACAGCCGCAGGTTGGAATGACCTATCCGGCACGGATTTCTGAAGACGTCATTGGCCAAAACGGAGCGGTGCTGATTCCCAGGAACTCGCCCGCACAGATCGCCGTGGTCGATACAGGCCAGGGCACAGGTGGCAAGTCTGATATGGCGCTGGCGGTGCAGTCCGTCACCTTAAACGGACAGACCCGAATGCTGCAGACGAACGCGGTGCAGGGTGAAAATGATCGTGGCCTGGGCGCAAACAAGCGCACCGGCAAATATGTTGGCGGCGGCGCATTGGTCGGTACGCTTCTTGGCGCAATCGCGGGAGGCGGAAAGGGAGCGGCGATTGGCGCTGCAATCGGCGCGGCCGGTGGAGCGGGCGCGCAAGTGCTGACGCGTGGCGACCATATCAATGTTCCCGCCGAGACCGTGCTCACGTTCAAGCTCGACCAGCCGGTTACGCTGCAATAACAGAAGCAGCAGGTAACGAGAATGGCGGTGCAAGCCGCCATTCTCTGGTTCAGGGCCCTCCGCTCTTGAACATTCGCTCAATTCCATCTAGTATCCGTTTTTCTCTACAAAATTTTGAAGTCCCGCTATTTTTTGGAGTCAGGGAAGCGTGTCTGAGCTAAAGGTTCTTTTCACTCGTCAGCAGATTGCAGATCGCGTTGCCGCTATTGGCGCGCAGATCAGTCACGACTACCAGGGCGAACCGGTCGTCCTGCTTGGAGTTCTTAAAGGCGCGGCCATCTTCCTGAGCGATCTCTCGCGCTGCATATCACTCGATGCCACGTTTGACTTTATCTCCGTCTCCAGCTATGGGAACGGGAAGCAGAACAGTGGCGAAGTGAAGATGCTGAAGGATGTCGATCAGTCGATGGAGGGCAGGAACATCATCCTCGTGGAAGACATCCTCGACACCGGCCTGACCCTTTCATACTTGTCGAAGATTCTCAAAGCCCACAAGCCGAAGAGCCTCAAGATTGCGGCGCTGCTCGATAAGGCCGCTCGCCGCGTGCAGCCGATACAAGCCGATTATGTCGGCTTCGAAATTCCCGACGAATTCGTAGTCGGCTACGGCATGGACTACGCCGAACGCTACCGCAACCTGCCAGATATCTGCGTCGTTCCGTAACAGGCTGCTGAAAAATCAAGTTTCGAAACGGCACGTCTTTAGGCGTGCCGTTTCGATTGCTGAAAAGTCAATGATCGCCTAGATGCGCACCATGCCTTTCCCAGCGCCGTCTCGCGACGGCTGGCAAAGGCCGGCACAGCCGCGCAACCCTCGGGTGTAGAATCACTTCTGCATGCCTCAAGGTACTGTTGTGACCAGCAAAGATTCTGTGTCTTCCGTTGCCGTGGATTGGCGTACTGTCGCCCAGCTGATCGACCACACGCTGCTCAAGCCGGAAGCTACGCGCGAACAGGTCTCCAAGCTTTGTGCGGAAGCCGTTAAGTACAACTTCTTCTCCGTGATGGTGAACCCGTCCCAAGTGGCTCATGCCGCCGCGCTGGTCCAGGGTTCAAGGGTCAAGGTGGGCACCGTCATAGGATTCCCCCTGGGCGCCACTACCAGCACGGCTAAGCTGGCCGAGTCCGTGGACGCACTTCGCCTGGGCGCTTGCGAACTCGATATGGTAATCAACGTCGGGGCTCTCAAGTCGGGCGAGCGTATTCTTGTTCAGTCGGAGATTAAGTCTCTGGCCGACGTCGCCCATCGTCACGGCGCTATTCTCAAGGTCATCATCGAAACTGCGCTGCTCACTACGGACGAAAAGATTCTCGCTTGTACCCTCGCAGCCGAAGTTGGCGCGGATTTTGTCAAAACCTCCACGGGCTTTTCGAGCGCGGGCGCGACAGTTGCCGACGTCCAGTTGATGCGCGGCGTCGTGGGTGCCCGGGTTGGCGTGAAAGCAGCGGGCGGTATCCGCAGCGCAAAAGACGTTCTGGCAATGATGGAGGCTGGCGCAACCCGCGTCGGTGCCAGCGCCAGCGTTGCCATCGTTCGCGAACTCGGCGCGCGGGAATAGCGGTTCATATCTCCTCGCCGGGACGGCTGCGGCCGTCCCTTCTTATTTGCCGCAAGCACTTCGTGTGACCCTCGGATTGCGGCCAACATGCGCCGTTTGCGCATCTGCGGCATTCGCGCCATTTCTCAGGTACTACGGAATAAAACGCTCGGGCTTTCACCTGAGTTGTCCAGAATCTACTTCCATCAGGAACTCTGCTGGTTTAGTCTTGAACGTCCTTTCATAGAAAAAGAAGAGCCGTCGCCTCCAAGCGGAGGTCTGGCTCGAATTGTGTGTGCATGCAATTAGTCGAACTCATACGTAAGAAGCGCGACGATCGAGAGCTGACGCGCGAAGAAATCGAGTTCATCGTCTCCGGCTACACGCGAGGCGATTTTCCCGATTACCAGATTTCGGCCTTCCTGATGGCCGCGCTCCTTCGCAAACTTTCGCCCGCAGAAACCGCCGCACTCACCGACGCCATGCTACATTCCGGCGACGTGCTGGATTTCTCCGATCTCCCCGGCTGCAAGGTTGATAAGCACTCGACCGGCGGCGTCGGCGACAAGACTTCGCTAATCCTGTCTCCCGTGGTCGCCGCAGGCGGCCTGCTCGTGCCCATGATTAGCGGCCGCGGACTTGGACACACTGGCGGCACGCTCGACAAACTCGAATCCATTCCGGGCTTCAACGTCAATCTGTCACTCGCCGAGTTCCGCCGCGTTCTGGCCGAAATCGGTTGTGCCATGATCGGCCAGACAGCCGAAGTCGCACCCGCCGACAAGAAGCTCTACGCTCTTCGCGACGTTACCGGAACAGTCGAAAGCCCGTATCTCATCTGCGCTTCCATTATGAGCAAAAAACTGGCGGAGGGCATCGACGCTCTCGTGCTCGACGTCAAGACCGGCTCCGGCGCATTCATGAAGAAACCCGAAGACGCTCAATTCCTGGCCCAACTGATGGTCGAGACCGGCGAGCGCATGGGCAAGAAGATGGTCGCGCTTATCACCGACATGGATCAGCCGCTCGGTAACAAGATCGGCAATTCACTCGAAGTTGAAGAATGCGTTGATGTGCTGAGGGGCGGCGGTCCGGAAGACCTGCGCGGTCTCTCGCTCGAACTCTGCGGATGGATGTTCTTCCTGGGCGGACGCACTGCTTCCGTGGAAGATGGAAAATCGCTGGCTGCGGAGTTGATTGAGAACGGCAAAGCGCTCGATAAGTTCCGAGAGATGGTAGTGATTCAGGGCGGCGATCCGGACTTCATCGAAGACCCTGTTCGGCTGCCGCAGTCGCAACATCGCGCCGCCATCCTCGCCAACTCCGCAGGTTTCGTCACACGGATCGAGTGCGAGCAGGTCGGCATTGCCAGTGTCATCCTCGGTGGCGGCCGCCAGAAGAAGGAAGACGCGGTCGATCCCGCTGTCGGCATCGTTCTGCACAAGAAGGTTGGCGACGCGGTGCGGCGCGATGATTTGCTTTGCACCATTCACTACAATTCCAGCGCCTGTCTGGCGCAGGCAAAGCAGATGCTGCAGGACGCGTACACCATCGGGCCGCACCTTCCCCAGATCGCGCGCCCGCTCGTTCAACAGGTCATTCTGGGCAAATCGCTCGAAGCGCTTACTACGCAATAAGAGGTCTCGATGGGACGTTTTACGGGAGTTCTGGGTCTGCTGGTCATGCTGGGGATCGCTTACGCGTTCTCCACCAACCGTAAGGCCATTCGCCTTCGCACGGTTCTCACGGGCCTCGCCCTGCAACTTGCGTTCGCCTTCTTTGTCCTGAAGTTTGAGTTCGGACGCAACTTGCTGACGGGGGCCGGAGCGGCTGTCAATCGGCTGCTGGAGTTCTCGTTCGCCGGTTCGACTTTCATCTTCGGCGAGCTTGGGCGCAAGGGCTCTTCCATGGGTTTCTACTTCGCCTTCCAGGTGCTGCCGACCATCATCTTCATCGCTGCGTTCTTCGCCATCCTGTACCACTACGGCGTGATGCAGTTCATCATCAAGATTTTCGCGCGCGTCATGACGAAGCTCATGGGCGCCAGCGGAGTCGAATCCCTCAACGTCGCGGCCAGCATCTTCATGGGGCAGACGGAAGCGCCGCTCACCATCCGCCCATTCCTGCCACGCGTCACCCAGTCGGAACTTATGGTCATCATGACCAGCGGCATGGCTCACGTTTCCGGCGGAATAATGGGCGCATACATCCTCAGCGGCATCGAAGCCAAGCACTTACTTACCGCCGTCATCATGACTGCACCCGGCACGATTCTGCTCGCCAAGATGCTGGTCCCTGAAACCGAACATCCCGAAACCGAAGGCAAAGTCGAATTGCTCGATGGCGAGGAGAAACAGGAGAATGTGCTCGCTGCCGCTGCCAAGGGCACAACCGACGGACTCGGTCTGGCGATCAACGTCGCCGCCATGCTCATCAGCTTCCTCGCGCTAATCGCGCTTATCAACGGATGCCTCGGCGGCACGCACAACTTCCTCGCCAATCACGGCTTCGGATGGTTCCCGCGTAGCCTGGAGACGATCTTCGGCGTGATCTTCGCGCCCATCGCATTCGTCATTGGCATCCCCTGGAAGGACTGCCTCTCCATTGGCAACCTGCTAGGCACGCGCATGGTGCTGAACGAGTTGGTAGCGTTCACCATGCTGGGTACGCAGAAAGCGATGCTCGATCCACGCTCGGTAACGATTGCGACCTTTGCGCTCTGCGGATTTGCCAATATCAGCTCGATTGGCATACAGATCGGCGGACTAGGCGCACTGGCTCCAAACCGTCGTGGCGATCTCGCCCGCCTCGGCTTCCGCGCTATGATTGCGGGAACCATGGCCAACCTTATGTCAGCTTCCATCGTGGGAATCTTCTTATGAGTTCAGCCGCAGACAAGAAGCAGGTGGCCTTGTTGGACGAGTACGCGCAAGCCGAACAGGCGGCGAAGTACGTGCTGGCGTGCATAGCGGAAAAGGGACTGGCAGTCCCCAGCCTGGCAATTGTGCTCGGTTCGGGACTCGGCGACTTCGCCAACGATCTTGAGGATTCCGTAGCCATTCTCTACGAGCAGATTCCCGGTTTTCCGCACTCCACTGCCATCGGACACGCTGGACGGTTGGTCGTGGGCAAACTCGGCGACGTTGTCGTTGCCGCCATGCAGGGACGCGTACACCAGTACGAGGGATACACCGCGAAACAGGCTGCTTTTCCCGTGCGCGTTTTCGGACTTATGGGCTTAAAGGCGGTCATACTCACCAACGCTGCCGGCGGCATCAATCCCAAGTACGGGCAGGGCGCACTCGTTCTGCTGACGGATCACATCAATCTGCAGGGCGCAAACCCGCTCAGCGGTCCAAATGAAGAGCGCTTCGGTCCGCGCTTTCCCGATATGAGCGAGGCCTATACAAAGGCGTTTCGCGAGATCGCCCTCGAAGAAGCCAAGTCGCTCGGCATCGACTTGCAGCAAGGCGTGTACGCCGCGCTTGCCGGGCCGAGCTACGAGACTCCGGCGGAGATTCGCTACCTGCGCGCCATCGGCGCCGACCTCGTCGGGATGTCAACCGTGCCAGAAGTGATCGTTGCGCGGCACATGGGCCTAAAGGTCATGGCCATCTCCTGCGTCACCAATATGGCCGCAGGGCTTTCGGACCACATCATCAATCACGAAGAAGTTTTAGAGACAGGCAAGCGCGTGCGTGGCGTCTTTCTTGCGCTCCTCACGCGAACGATTCCGCGCATCGCACGGGCGGTCGCGTCCAACGCGAAGTAGGTAACGGAACAGCAGCAGACACGACGAACGTCGAGAACCGCCAGCACAACAGGCTCAAGAGGCAATGAAACCTTACTTTATCGGAATCGCCGGTCCATCGTGCGCGGGCAAGAGTTACCTCTCCAAACACATTGCCGAGCAACTCAAGGCCGGCATGGTCCATCTGGACTCCTATTACTCCAGCCTTTCGCACATGAGCCTGGTGCAGCGCGCGCACGCCAATTTCGACTGTCCCGAGTCGCTTGACGCTCCACTGCTCATCGAGCACGCTCGCCAGCTAAGCCGTGGCATCGCCATCGAAAAGCCGGTTTACGATTTCACCACGCACTCGCGCACACTTGAAACCGAACGCGTCGAACCCACAGAGTTCATCATTATCGAAGGCCTGTTCGCTCTGCATTGGGAAGACATTCGCAAGCTCCAGGGCACCAAGGTTTACGTCGATCTTGGGGAGGAAGTCTGCCTGGAGCGCCGCATAGAACGCGATATCCGCGAGCGCGGACGCACCCGCGAATCCGTTCTTGAGCAATACCACACGACGGTGCTTCCGATGGCGAAGCAATACGTGCACCCCACTCGCCTCTTCGCAGACCTCGTCGTGACCGGCAATGACGACATCATGAACGAAGTCGCCGTCGTGATGCAGCACATCCGTTCCAACGCCGCCGCGCGTTCGTAAACGACTCAGCCAACCTCAGGACAAGTGCAACCAACAAAGAAGCGGCAGCGCTTTCACGCTGCCGCCGAGTGAGTTCTTTGTCCCGGTTACCCGGGTTTGTGTTTAGAACTCGTAACGAGCCGCGAACTGAACCTGGCGCTCACGATACACGGTGTTACCTGCTGCCGTGTACTTCATGAACCCCGAGTTGTAGTTCAGTGTCGTGCCGTTCAAGCTATACGCCTTGTCGTCGAGTTCCGTGATGTTCTGACGGTTGAAGAGGTTGAACGCTTCAGCCAGCAGTTCTATACGGTGACCTTCCTTGATCTGGAAGCGCCGCGACAAGCGAAGATCAACATTCTCCGTGCGCGGATAGTGGAAGTTGTTGCGACCCAGCACAGGGATGCGTGCTGCACCGCCGGCGCCAAGGAGGCCCGTGCTAGTGCTGCCCGGGGCGTTACCGCTGACGAAAGGCGTAAACGGCTTGCCGGTCGAGATCGAGACGACGGGAGCGATCGTCCAGCCATTCAGAACGGCCTTGACGAATGCGCCCTTGTTCTCGAAGTACTGAGGCGACCAAACGATGCTGCTCACGAAACGGCGGCGAATATCGAAGTTCGAGCTGCCGCGTTCGCCTTTCAGATCGTATGGGTTCAGTACCGAGTTCCCGGTGGTGAACGTCTGCGAGCTCTGACCCGCGTCGATGGCGTGCGCCCAGGTGAAGTTGTTCTGGAACTGCAAGCCCTTCGAGAAGCGGCGGTTCAACTGCACAGACAGTGCGTTGTAGTCGGAGTCGACCAGTCCTTCGATGTTGGTGATGCGACCGAAGGCAGCGTTCGGACGCACGCCCTTGAAGACCGGGACCGTGACCGTCTGACCGGCCAGAGGCCCGCCGTTGACCGTGTAGGCCTGTGTCGCCGTTGGCGCGCTCAGGTTGCGGTCCACGTACATCGGCAGGAAGTCGCCCTTGCTGTACATCCACGAGAGCGTCATGACCGTGTTGGAGCCAAGGTCGCGCTCGAAGATCATGTCAGCCTGCTGGATACGCGGGTTCTGCATCGAGTCGCCGAAGACGACGACATCGCTCCTGCCACTGCTGCTGCCGCTCGTTTGCACGTTCGGATAGACCGGTGAACCTGCATCCGTGCCCTTCCACTGAACCTGCATCTGGCCAGTCGGCATGCCAGTGTTGGTGATGGCGTTTGAGATGGTCGAGTTGATGATGCGTCCGAAGTAGACGCCGTAACCGCCACGAAGTGCGGTCTTGCCGTCGCCAAAGATGTCCCATGCGAAACCGACGCGCGGGCCAACGTTGTTTTTGTCGGACGGGAACTTCGCGCTCTGCGGCAGAGCCGGGTTCGGGATCTGCGGGTCAGGCAGTTGCTGATACTCGTAGCGGACGCCGAGATTCAAGGTCAAGCGCGGCGCAACACGCCAATCATCCTGCACGAAGAAGTTGTAGTCCCAGGTGCGGAACTCGAACCTGGTGGGTCCAAAACCTTGCGAAAAGGTGTTGTATCGCTTCTGCGAAGGGGCGGAGTAGTCGGTCAGGAAGTCGACCAGGGAGTTGTAAGCGTACACGCCGCTTTCCTGATAAAGGTTATCGAGCACATCGTTGACGCGGTTGACGTCTGCGCCAAACTTCACAAGGTGCTTGCCGATCGCCCAGGTTGTGCTGTTCGCCCACTGCAGGCGACGCTCATCCGGATACGCCCTGCGCTCCAGGAAGTTGGGCTTGCCCAGGTAGATGCCCGAGCTGGTGCTGATGTTAACCGAGGGAGAGCTGCCGCCGACACCGGTTGTAGGTTCGCCGGGGCCAACAGGCTGGCTGCTCTGGAATTCGAAGTCGCGGCCCCACTGGAACCGGAATTCGTTCGAAACAGTGTTCGTTACCGCCGAAGACAGGCGAGCGGTAAAGGAATCAACCTTCACGCCATCGTCGCCCCAACTGGCAATACCGCGGTTCAAAACTGGCTGGCTCTGAACGCCTGCCGGAGAGTTCCAACGCATACGGTTGTAGCTGACTGCCAATGTATTGCTCTCGTTGATGCGCCAGTCGAGCTTGGGGAAGTAGATGTTCTGGTCGCCCTTGCGGGGAACAACGCCCGTCAAGCCGCGTACGTACGCCAAGCCGGCATTCGTCTGAGTCTGCGTAATGCCACGGCAGAACAGGATTTCACCAGCTACCGTGGTTGCCGTGCCGGCTGCGCCAGGGCAAACCTTGCCGGCTGACACTGCGGTGGCAACCGTGATCGGGTTCAGGAAGGCCGGGTCGGCCGTCGCTGCAACGCCAGGATAGTTACGCTTCTGCTGGTCGTAGCTAAAGAAGAAGAACAGCTTGTCCTTCACGATCGGACCGCCCAGCGTGCCGCCGAACTGGTGACGGCGATCTTCGGGCTTCAGAGGCGTTGTGACCGCCGCGCCGTTGACCAGCGTGGTGATCTTTGTGAACGGGTTGGTCGCGCCAAGCTCGTTGTCGCGAATGTAGTAGAACGCGCTGCCATGCAGTTGGTTCGTACCGCTCTTCGTGACCGAGTTCACCACGCCACCTGCCGCGCGGCCGTATTCGGCCGAGAAGTTCGAGGTGTTCACCTGGAACTCGCGGATGGAAGCCTGGCTGATAACGTAGCTCGCGCGTGTGCGGCCGCGCTCTTCCGAGAAGAAAGCCTGGTTGTTGTCGCCGCCATCGATGGTGCTGTTGTTCAACAAGCCGGAGATGCCGCGGAAACTGATCAATCCGTAGTTGCCGTCCGGCGTCGCGCCCGGGGTCAGCAGCGCGAAGTTGGACCAGCGACGGCCGTTGATGGGCAGTTCATTGATCGATGTTTCGTTGATGTTGTGAGCAAAATCCTGCTGCACGGTGTTAATCTGCGGAGCTTCGCTGACGACTTCGACCGTCTCGCTCTTCGCGCCTGCGGTCAACGCGATTTCGAGTTCGGTAACGCGGCCGACTTCGACAATGACGCCCTGCCGCTTCAAGCCCGCAAAGCTGGATGCTTCTACCGTGACTGTATAAGTGCCGGGTTGCAGACGCACGACGCGGAATTTGCCCTCGTTGTCCGTCACCAGCGACTTCTGCTCGTTCGTTCCGTTGTTAACGATCGTGATCTTCGCGCTCGGAACAACAGCATGGGACGCATCCGTCACCGTGCCACCAATCGCGCCGTCAGTCGTTGACTGTGCCAACGCCGCAAGCTGCATCGTGATACACATCAGCATCACAACTACAACTCGCGACAGCCAGTTCTTGCTAACTCTGCTCATCTGTCGCTCTCCTGAATTTCCCCCACCCCGCCTGCGCCCTGCACGCCGGCGGAGACTACCGTTCATATTCTGTCTGGCTCTCGTTTTGCAGCCGGTAAGGTTCTGTTTCCTCGCCCTCTCGATCATTCGACAATCTTCGAGGACCGGACACACACTTGTGCGAACTTCCTGGGAAACGGTAAGTATCTCTATGGAATCGCACTCTGAATTAAATCACGGTTCCGGTACTCTGAAAATCAAATGTTGATGAATCAAGGGTTTGCACCACATTCGTGGCAATTACGCAGGAACTCAGCCGATTTCGCTGGTTACCCCTGATTAAGGTTTTTTAGTCCAAAAACAGGGCCTTTCCGTGC is a window of Clostridia bacterium DNA encoding:
- a CDS encoding thymidine phosphorylase; the protein is MQLVELIRKKRDDRELTREEIEFIVSGYTRGDFPDYQISAFLMAALLRKLSPAETAALTDAMLHSGDVLDFSDLPGCKVDKHSTGGVGDKTSLILSPVVAAGGLLVPMISGRGLGHTGGTLDKLESIPGFNVNLSLAEFRRVLAEIGCAMIGQTAEVAPADKKLYALRDVTGTVESPYLICASIMSKKLAEGIDALVLDVKTGSGAFMKKPEDAQFLAQLMVETGERMGKKMVALITDMDQPLGNKIGNSLEVEECVDVLRGGGPEDLRGLSLELCGWMFFLGGRTASVEDGKSLAAELIENGKALDKFREMVVIQGGDPDFIEDPVRLPQSQHRAAILANSAGFVTRIECEQVGIASVILGGGRQKKEDAVDPAVGIVLHKKVGDAVRRDDLLCTIHYNSSACLAQAKQMLQDAYTIGPHLPQIARPLVQQVILGKSLEALTTQ
- a CDS encoding purine-nucleoside phosphorylase is translated as MSSAADKKQVALLDEYAQAEQAAKYVLACIAEKGLAVPSLAIVLGSGLGDFANDLEDSVAILYEQIPGFPHSTAIGHAGRLVVGKLGDVVVAAMQGRVHQYEGYTAKQAAFPVRVFGLMGLKAVILTNAAGGINPKYGQGALVLLTDHINLQGANPLSGPNEERFGPRFPDMSEAYTKAFREIALEEAKSLGIDLQQGVYAALAGPSYETPAEIRYLRAIGADLVGMSTVPEVIVARHMGLKVMAISCVTNMAAGLSDHIINHEEVLETGKRVRGVFLALLTRTIPRIARAVASNAK
- a CDS encoding adenosine deaminase, which translates into the protein MRARARFAVIVICLSLLTCSLAAAQAPAAAPVETPEQHTAKHFDSIKGQPSLLMTFLRQMPKGGDLHNHMTGAVYAESYIQWAAEANLCADRSTLALSAPPCKGGQVEAKQAQTDPVLYREMIDNWSMRGYPWSSKSGHDHFFDTFQKFDPAGVGRYGDMLAELASRAADGNVQYLELMLSPDEFRSIGVGAQVGWDDNFSRMRDKMLADGVRALVTQSRKSLDTWEARRDQLLRCKESNKSRAEAGCAVETRYIFQVLRGFPRESVFSQILTAFELAQADPRVVSLNLVMPEDALIPMRDFRLHMKMLSFLHEMYPSVHITLHAGELTPGLVPPDGLRFHIRESIEMGHAERIGHGVDIMWEDDPHGLLADMAKKNIMTEICLTSNDAILGVKGKQHPLAMYLKYGVPVALATDDEGVARSEMTREYIKAVEEQGLDYLTLKKMARTSLQYAFLPGTSLWQDARKFTVVKDCAVDRPMSRNISAGCQKFLAASEKARQQWRLEASYAEFETQAR
- the deoC gene encoding deoxyribose-phosphate aldolase, with the protein product MPQGTVVTSKDSVSSVAVDWRTVAQLIDHTLLKPEATREQVSKLCAEAVKYNFFSVMVNPSQVAHAAALVQGSRVKVGTVIGFPLGATTSTAKLAESVDALRLGACELDMVINVGALKSGERILVQSEIKSLADVAHRHGAILKVIIETALLTTDEKILACTLAAEVGADFVKTSTGFSSAGATVADVQLMRGVVGARVGVKAAGGIRSAKDVLAMMEAGATRVGASASVAIVRELGARE
- a CDS encoding cytidine deaminase, which translates into the protein EIAAIAVVNRDGVPCAPCGACRQVIFEFGPNAVVIYKSSKGEITQTPITDFLPEGFRLAE
- a CDS encoding nucleoside transporter C-terminal domain-containing protein: MGRFTGVLGLLVMLGIAYAFSTNRKAIRLRTVLTGLALQLAFAFFVLKFEFGRNLLTGAGAAVNRLLEFSFAGSTFIFGELGRKGSSMGFYFAFQVLPTIIFIAAFFAILYHYGVMQFIIKIFARVMTKLMGASGVESLNVAASIFMGQTEAPLTIRPFLPRVTQSELMVIMTSGMAHVSGGIMGAYILSGIEAKHLLTAVIMTAPGTILLAKMLVPETEHPETEGKVELLDGEEKQENVLAAAAKGTTDGLGLAINVAAMLISFLALIALINGCLGGTHNFLANHGFGWFPRSLETIFGVIFAPIAFVIGIPWKDCLSIGNLLGTRMVLNELVAFTMLGTQKAMLDPRSVTIATFALCGFANISSIGIQIGGLGALAPNRRGDLARLGFRAMIAGTMANLMSASIVGIFL
- the hpt gene encoding hypoxanthine phosphoribosyltransferase, giving the protein MSELKVLFTRQQIADRVAAIGAQISHDYQGEPVVLLGVLKGAAIFLSDLSRCISLDATFDFISVSSYGNGKQNSGEVKMLKDVDQSMEGRNIILVEDILDTGLTLSYLSKILKAHKPKSLKIAALLDKAARRVQPIQADYVGFEIPDEFVVGYGMDYAERYRNLPDICVVP
- the udk gene encoding uridine kinase, which translates into the protein MKPYFIGIAGPSCAGKSYLSKHIAEQLKAGMVHLDSYYSSLSHMSLVQRAHANFDCPESLDAPLLIEHARQLSRGIAIEKPVYDFTTHSRTLETERVEPTEFIIIEGLFALHWEDIRKLQGTKVYVDLGEEVCLERRIERDIRERGRTRESVLEQYHTTVLPMAKQYVHPTRLFADLVVTGNDDIMNEVAVVMQHIRSNAAARS